The Methanosphaera sp. WGK6 genomic sequence ATTCTGCAATTGAATTATTAAGTGCTATTGAAAATGATGATGTTATAAAATTAGCAGTATGTACTATTGATGAAGCTGCTGAATTAGCAATGAAATATGCAAAACCTGGTGATATAATAGTGCATCTAGGTCCTGGTGCATCTAATTCTTATGATCAAGTAAAAAATAGGATGCTTAACGGTTTAATGGAAGGAAGTAAACGTTATGGAAATAACTAGTATAACTAAAGATACAGTATTTGGTGTAATTGGTGTATGTGGAATTAATGGTAATCTTATTGCTAGAATATTGATGGATCATGGTTTTAAAGTACAAGCTAATGACATGGTAAATGAAGATAAATGTAGATTTAAAAATGCTTTAGATGATTATCCTGATATGGATATATATTATGGTCAAATACCTGAAACATTTTTTACTACTACTGATTACATGATACTTCCAACAGCATTAATTAAATCTAATTCTAAATTATATCAAAAAGTAATAGGGTATAATATTCCTATCTTAACAGTAAAAGATATTTTGGAAATGTTTGAACCAGTACATCCTGTTATATGTATCACAGGAACTAATGGTAAAACAACTACAACTAATTTATTAAAACATATTGCTTATAGTGGTAATTTAAAGCCTTGTGAACATAATTTGGAAGGAATGCAGGGAAATGCTGCAGATATACCTTCATTACAATCTAGATTAAATGGTGATGTAAATATCTTGGAAACAGGTACTTTTGGATATGCTGGAAGTTTAACTAGATTAGCTAAGCCATGTAAACCGGATGTTGGATTAATAACAAATATAACTCCTGATCATTTATCAGAAAATTCTGATTTTTTAAATTATGCTAGAGTCAAAGGTGAACTTGTTGAATTACTAAATAATAAAACACTTATTATAAACAATGATGATCCTACAATAAAAGGATTATTGAATGAATTAAAATATGATGGGGATCTTATTTCTTTCGGTATTGATTTTAAATCAACAAATACTGCTTCAAAGAAATGTTTCTGTGGTAAAGATATTGAATTAAAGGAAGTTATAGCAGGAGTAGGAAAATATAATTGTGATTGTGGTGTAGAATATAGTATGCCTGATTATCTTGTTTATAATATAAATGATGCTCATAATGAATTTATATTAAAAACTCCTGATAATGAAGAAATATTTTTTAAATTAAGTATAACTGGAATACATAATATATATAATGCAACAGGTGCTATAATTATAGCTCATGAAATATTAAATATTTCGTATGATACTATTAAAAAAGCAATATTATCGTTCACGGGTGTTTCAGGACGTATGGAATTAATAGGAGAAAGTCATGATAAAAAAATAATGGTTGATTATGCACATAATCCTGCTGGAATAACAACAGTCATGAAAGAACTAAAAAATAGTTATAAAACAATAATCAATGTAATAACAACATCGTCCGAATCTGGATTAAATGGTGATAAACAAATACTTGATTGTTCTGCAGAATATGCTGATTATATTGTACCTGCTTCACATAATTCCTATATTTGTGCTAAAAATGCCTTGGATGATGGATTATATATGAATAAAATTATTTTACCTGAAAATATGCCAGAAGGGGGTAAGGATGGAACATTAGGTGCAACAAAAAATCAAGTATTATGTGGATTTAAAAAAGCATTAAGTATAGATGCTGATTTGGTGGTTTGTACTGGTGAAGCTGCATTTAAATATAAAGATATCATTAAAAATAATGAATAATCTTTTTTAGTTTTTTTTAAGAGATTATTTGTCTGTATTTATTTACTCTTTTTTTTATTATTGTTATTATTAAATAGTATAAAATTAAAAATATAATTATAGATATATAATGTAAAATTTATTATAGGATAATCTATTATAACATTATATTTGATTAAGAATTATACTCTTGAGTGTTCGGGTTTAAATTGGACATTTATCTAGAATTCTTAGAATATAAGAAGGTGAAATTTTGTTTATAAAGATTAGGAGAGATACTTTAATTATTTTAATCTTAGCATTTGTTTTAATTTTATCTGGACGTGCAATGAGCTATGTTGCATTTGCTTCATCAAATAGTACTGATGAAGGGATTCCAATAGCAGGTGTAATGATTAAAGGTAATGATATAATTCCTACTAGTACTATAAAAGCTAATGTTGAATCAGCAGGTTTTAGGGATGGTAGTTATATCAATGGAAATACATTAATCACATCTCAAAGACAATTACTTCTAGAAGATGCTAAAAATAATGCAGAACAAATGGTTAAAAAGTCAACAATACCAGGTACTTCAATAGCACCTATAAATGCAGTGGATGTACAAGTTGATGAAAATACAGGAAATGTTGTTGTTACAGTAGTTGAAGATTTCTCAATATTACAAACAAACGCAACAAATACAACAAATAGTTCTTTAAATTATGAAGGGACTTCTGAATCAGGATAATGGTGGAAATATGGTTAGTAAATCTAAAGTAGCATTGTTTTTGATTATAATAATGTTGTTTTCAAGTGTAGTATCAGCAACAATGAATGTAGCAGTTATAACTGATCCTACTGGAAAGGATCCTAATGGTTGTGCTGCAGGAAGTCAATCATTTGCGTCAAATATGTTTCAATCAACATTTATTTTTTCACAAGAACATAAAATGGCACTCCTATCAGGGGGAGAAGGTACATCTGATGTTCGTGTAACTGCAATTATAAGTGCACTTACTCAACTTCAAAATAATGGAACACCCTCTGAAGTAGTTAGTGTTGCTCAAAATTATGAAGGAATTCGTTTAATGGCTGTAAATCCTACTCAAGGTATAGCTGTAGGTGGAGATTTTGAAGTATATGTTATTACAGTAGATAATAACAGTACAGTTAAAGTTCAGGCAGCAAGTGGGGGTATAGCAACAGTACCTGCAGGTACTAAAGGAGCAATAATACATCTTCGTAATTCTGAAGGAAATCCAAAAGCAGGAACTGCTGATACAGTACGTTTACAAACAGCAATGAATATTGGTAAAATGATACGGGATGGATATCCAGCAACAACCATTGTTGCAGAGGCATTTGGTGAAGTAGCTAGAGATTCTGGAGAAGATCATGGTGGTGGAGCAATAAATCTTGTATCTGGAGTAACTACTGGTGATATGTTTACACCAGAACAGTTAAATGACACGGGTTATGAAATGGAACAACCATATAGTAAAGTAAGTAGTTCTGGTTGGAGTGTAGGTTATCCTGAAGCAGATAATTATCAAGTATCTCCTGTTGATGGAAGTCCACTCACGGTGGTTTATGCTTATGAGGCTTTGGGAAATGCGATAACAGTATCTGATGATAATCCATCTGTATCAACATATGGATCTGATGAAAAAGGAATTTCTGAAGCAACAACAAGTGTTGTTAATTATGCTGTAAGACGAAATGGTTATGATCCTGTGAAAATAGCTCAATCAATAAATAAAGCTATTGATAGTGGATCTATTATTGGTGTGGAATATGTGGATTCAAGTGATATTAATGTTAAAGAAAACATTAAAGCAGTAGGAGTATATTATACACCTACAGCAAATGGACGAAGTTCACCATCATGGGATTTACCGTTGGATTCATCTATATTTGATATATTGGGTAATATTCAAAGTGTAATTGGTATTTTATTAATATTGCTTGCTTTGTTTAGAAGTACATTAATTAAATCATTCTTCAGAAGAAGATAATCTTCTTTTATTTTTATTTTTTTTAAACAAATAAAATTATCTAAATTTTTAGAATTAAATAAATTATTTTATATTTGATAGGAGTTAAATAATGGCATTAATCTTGATAAGAGCTATGAATAAGAAAAAAGCATTAAATGGGCTTGCTGATTTAGAACGTCATGCTAAGTTGACAATAATGGGTAAACCTAAATTAATTTCATTAGATAAAGTACATAATGTTACAAAAAGAGTTATTAAACAAGAACCACGTAATGATATTAAACTTGCAATTTTAATTAAAGTTCAAGAGGATACAACTGTAAGTATTATGAATCTAAGAAAAATTCATCCTCCTGTTCATGTTATTGTTATTAGTGAGGAATATCCTGAGTTTACAGAGTTAAATAAGGAATTTAATAAAGCAAAAATATTCGATGGATATTATTCATTTAAAAAAAGATCTTTAAAAAATAGTACTAATTCAAATAAAAAGTAGGAAGTTAATAATATATTAACTTCTTTTTATACGAGCAATATCTCCAATAGTTGCTTCTCTTAAACGTCCAATGTCTCTAAATTCTCGTTCATTAGACTCTATTTTTTCAACAATTTTAATACGTAATGTTTTTTCTAATTTATGTGCTAGTCTTTCATCAGGAATCATTTTTCCAGATTCAATATGTGCTATAACTGATTCTCGTTCATATATTTTTTCACCGAGTTTTTTCTGGGTAAGTTGTTGTTTTTCTCTAGCATCTTTAATTCTTTTCTGATAACCCTCAATTAATTCAAATTCTTCTTCTTGTATTCTT encodes the following:
- a CDS encoding Mur ligase family protein, with amino-acid sequence MEITSITKDTVFGVIGVCGINGNLIARILMDHGFKVQANDMVNEDKCRFKNALDDYPDMDIYYGQIPETFFTTTDYMILPTALIKSNSKLYQKVIGYNIPILTVKDILEMFEPVHPVICITGTNGKTTTTNLLKHIAYSGNLKPCEHNLEGMQGNAADIPSLQSRLNGDVNILETGTFGYAGSLTRLAKPCKPDVGLITNITPDHLSENSDFLNYARVKGELVELLNNKTLIINNDDPTIKGLLNELKYDGDLISFGIDFKSTNTASKKCFCGKDIELKEVIAGVGKYNCDCGVEYSMPDYLVYNINDAHNEFILKTPDNEEIFFKLSITGIHNIYNATGAIIIAHEILNISYDTIKKAILSFTGVSGRMELIGESHDKKIMVDYAHNPAGITTVMKELKNSYKTIINVITTSSESGLNGDKQILDCSAEYADYIVPASHNSYICAKNALDDGLYMNKIILPENMPEGGKDGTLGATKNQVLCGFKKALSIDADLVVCTGEAAFKYKDIIKNNE
- a CDS encoding DUF356 domain-containing protein, whose translation is MALILIRAMNKKKALNGLADLERHAKLTIMGKPKLISLDKVHNVTKRVIKQEPRNDIKLAILIKVQEDTTVSIMNLRKIHPPVHVIVISEEYPEFTELNKEFNKAKIFDGYYSFKKRSLKNSTNSNKK
- a CDS encoding multiprotein bridging factor aMBF1 yields the protein MNCEICGSEIKGQPYKTKIDNSLMVTCKECSKYGKVQQTPQRPTNRKNKSNQKNNNSRRRPQQNTRRIQEEEFELIEGYQKRIKDAREKQQLTQKKLGEKIYERESVIAHIESGKMIPDERLAHKLEKTLRIKIVEKIESNEREFRDIGRLREATIGDIARIKRS